The Syntrophorhabdales bacterium nucleotide sequence CCGCTTGTTCATGATCATCTGCCGGTAGGTCCCGAGGTTGATGTAGCCGCTTTCAGGATCGCGGGTGATGATGGAGTCGCCCGTTCCGATGTACCTGCCGCCGTCATGGTGCCACATTTTGGGCGCAGGGAACATAGTGACGTCTATGTCTTCTCCGGTAAGCGTGTTTTCATTGATAGGTGCGTCTTTGTCACTTATCTCCCGCGGGGGGATCCTTCGCTTGTAAATGTCTTTCGTCATCCGGATCATGTCGAGGGCGCGTGTATTGAGAGGAAGTCCCAAAGCGAGGGCGATCCTGTTCAAGCTGCTGCCCAGGATGTTACTCAGTACCCGTTTGTCTTTGTCGTAGCCCTTCACCTTTTCAAAAAAGAGTGCGGGACCGCCGAGTTTCTTACCCGTCAGATACGTAATGGCAGAGAGTTCCTCATCCCAGTCAACCTCTTCCTTGATCCTGGCCAATTCGCCGATCTTTTCTGCTTCCTGGAGCCAGCCTCTCAAATCCTGCCATTCAATCATGCTTCCTCCTCATTGCGATAAACGTCGTTGCGTCCATCGTCCGAGCCGAAGGCGATCGTCTATCGTCCATCGGCTTCTTACCGCATATCAGACATATTCCTCTTGACTCTGGCCACCCAGTAGTTCCACATGCGCTCCAGGGGAAGGGCGTTAAAAAGGGCGATCTCCATGGCTCGCTTTGCCTCTGCGGGTGAGAGGTATTTCACGTCAGCACCCAGTTGCAGCGCCTGGAACTGCATCGCTGCATTATCGCGCAGGTATATGGCAGAAGCCACCACGTGCAGGATGCTTTCCCCCACCACGTCGCAGCCGTGGCCGCGCAGCAGGTGGGCCCTGTAGTTACCCAGATGCTGCGCCAGACGTTCCCCTTCTTCTTTTGTGGAGATGAGCATGCCGCAATCAGGCTGGTAGTCATCGTAGACCGGAACGCCCTGGTAGAGAAAACTTCCCACGTGCGTGACCGGTCGAATAGGAACGCCGGTCACCGAGAAGGGTATGACCGCGGCGGGATGACCGTGAAACACAGCATTCATGTCAGGGCGTGCCTTGAGGATCGCACCATGGATGATGCGCTCTCCGTAAGGCCTCAGGCTTGTTTCTGTCAAGACGTTTCCATCGAGGTCTATCTCAAGAATGTCGTCTGCGGTAACCTCGAAGGGCGATATTGAGCGCGCCTGGAAAAACGAGTTGGGATTCTCGGGGCTTCTCAGGCTGACGTGGCCAAGGGCATCGAGGATTCCTTCGTTCGCGAGTATCCTGTTGGCCATCACGACCTGCTGAACTGCTTCACTGATTGTCTTCGGGGTTTTCTTCGGCTCCTCAACCGGCATCATGGCATGTTTTCTCCTGCGCGACGTATTCAGGTGAAAATCGCACTCCACCCTGGTGCAGGCGGAGTGCGATTGGTCTGCTCTTGGAACGTCAGGTCTGCTGCTTAATACTGGTACGGCGTAGGTATCTTCTGGGCTTTCTCCTGGCCCTTCCAGTAGTCGATGCGCTCTTTGATAAAGGCTATCCAGGAATCGACCTCTTTGGCGGTGTAGCCCTTGGAGACAAGGTCCTTCTTGAAGTCGACCACAACAGGCTCAGAAGCCTTTATCCACTTTGCGGATTCCGCATCAGAAATATTCAGCACCTGGCCGCCGTTGCTCTGCAGGAACTCCCTGCCCTCGATGTCTATCTCGTTCCAGGCCAGGGCCCACTTTGGTTTGTACTCGTTGGTCACGTCGTCGAAGAGCTTTTTCATGTCGGGAGGAAGGGCATCCCATTTACGCTTATTCATTGCCACGTAGAAGGAAAAGACGCTTCCCACCTTCCAGCAGGCGGTGACATACTTTTCCAGTTCGCCGATCTTGAAGCCTTTCAGCTGTTCCATGGGTCCCATGTTCCCGTCGAGCACGCCGCGTCGGAGCGACTCGTAGAGGTCAACCATCTCAATGGGCATCGGGGTTGCGCCGAGCGCCTTGACGAGGTCGCCGACCCTGCCCGTACCCCGGATCTTCAAGCCTTTGAGATCATCTAAGGTCTTCACCTGTTTGTTGAGGGTCTGGAGGACATTGGCCGGGCTGGTGCCGAAGAGCAGCGGGTGGAACTGTTCCCATTCCTTGGGTTTGAACTTGTCATAGAAGTCGTTGGAGACGAACGTCCCCACCCAGCCGTTCGGAAACCCGAGGGGCAGTTCCATGATTTCCATGACCGGAAAGCGTCCTCTCGAGTAGGCACAGTGGGAAAGCCCGATGTCGGCGATGCCGGTCGCCACGCCCGCGGCAATCTTGGGCGCGGTCAGGAGGGTGCCGCCCGCGTAGTAGGATATCTCGATCTTGCCGTTCGACCTTTTATTGATCTCTTGGCTGTACTGGTCGAAGAGCACCGCGTTCTTGTGCGTCGGCGGGAAGAAGTTGGCGAACTTCAGTTTGATGGGTTCCGCGGCACGGGCACCTGAATACATAGTCAAAAGAAAAGAGACGATTACGACAAACAAACTTACTCTTCGCATCATGATGCTACCTCCTTGATAATGTTTGGTACACGCATGTGGCCTCATCTCACTTAAAGAACACCGACGGCAGCCAGAGCACCAGCTGCGGGAAGACGAATAGCAGACCCCAGACGATGATGAGGGAGATCAGAAACGGGGTCACGCCCTTGTAGATCTGGCCTATGGGCACCTTGGTGATGTTCTTCACGACAAAGACGCAGATGGCCACGGGCGGGATCACGACCCCGATCATGGCAACGACGCAGATGCATATCCCGAACCACAGCGGGTGGAAGCCGAGCTTCAGCGCTGCAGGGTAGAAGATCGGTGTTGCAAGGATCATGAAGGCGAGGTCGTCGATGAAGGAACCGCCTATCTCGAAGACAAGACAGATGAAGATCATGATGATATAGCGGTTCAAAGGCAGCGTCACCACCCAGTCTGCGGTCTTCTGGGGGATATTGGTGACCGCGATGAAATGGCCGAATATGGCGGAACCGGCAATGAGCATGAGCAGCATGCCCGCGGTCCTGAGCGACTCTGATACGGAGGAGACGTACTTCTTGAAGGTCATGTCCCGTTTGAGGACGGTCAGGAGAAGGACGAAGAAGGTGCCGACCGCGCCGGCCTCCGTGGGTGTGAAGTAGCCCTGCATGATGCCCCCCACGACCAGGCAGAAGACCACGAGGACCCAGAAGATCTCGGGAAGGGACTTCATCCGCTCGTTCCAGGTCGCCCTGGCCGATTTGGGCGCAATACCAGGATTCATCTTGGCCCAGCCGTAAATGATGCCGATGAAGCCGACGGAGATGAGCAGGCCGGGGATCACGCCCGCGAGGAAAAGCTGGCCGATCGACTGCTCGGTGAGGATACCCATGATGATGAGGGTCACGCTGGGGGGTATGATGCAGCCTAAGCTCCCCACCGTGGCGACAATGCCCGTGGAGAGGGTCTTGCTGTACTTGTAGCGGTCCATTTCGGGAATAGCCACGCTGGCGAATGTTGCTGCCGTGGCTGCAGCCGAGCCGCAGATGGCCTTGAACCCGGCGGCGCCGATGACGGTGGCCATGGCGAGCCCCCCGGGCACATGGCCCACAAACTTATGCGCGGCGTTGTAGAGCCTGACGGCGATCCCTGCGTTGAAGCCGATCTGGCCCATCAGGAGGAAGAGCGGGAAGACGGTGTAGCCGTAGTTGGTGATGACGTCAAAGACGTCCCTGGAGATCAGGTTCATGGCAGACGTCCAGCCGTTGAGCCAGCCGAAGCCGATGAACCCCACGAGGGCCATCCCGAAGCCCAACTCAATGCCGGTCGAGAAGATGGCAAGCAGAAGCGCGAGAGAGATGATGCCTACGGTAACCTCATTCATATTGGCCCCTCCAGATCCTGACGATTTCGACAATGAAGACAATGCACTCTAAGAAGCAGCAGACGGCCACGCCGTAGGCGACGGGGTAGAAGGGCAGCTTGATGGTAGGGGAGACTTCACCGGAGGCGCGGAACTCGGCCCCTACGTTCAGGAGGTTGTAGCCGATGAAGATGAAGAGCATGAGGACCAGGAGGCGGGTGAAGGTGTTCATGAGGTCCTTGCCCCTGGGCGAGAGCTTCTCCATGAGGAACTCCATGTAGACGTGCCCCTTGTCGAGGGAGACCTTGGGGATGCCGAAGCCGATCACGATCGCGAGGGAGAGGGCGACGATCTCGTAGGTGCCGATGAGGGGATGGCCGACTGCCCGCAGGGAGACGTCCGCCACCGTCAGCAGCATCATGCCTGTGAGGGCCACGCCCGCTATGAAATTGAGAATCTTACTGAGGAATCGTAAGCCATTGTAGATGCTATCCATCATACCTCCTTCCTGGGTTCGGCAGCGCAAACAATTGACCGTGCACGCAGAGGTGGTTTGATCGGTCAGACGTTCCTGACAGGTGCCGAAAAAATGTAGCTATTCTATAAATTACACGCCTCGCATTGTCAAGATAAATCTCTCATAAACGCAATGGGCTTCCACGATGTGAAATCGCTGATCGGGGCGCGTGCGGAAGGGCTGCGGCGGATAGAAAGGCGGGGAGGACAGCTTGGCCACGGTGAAAAGGATCTATGTAAAGGTGAAGGAACTGGAGAGGCGGTACAGGAAGAACTCTGGATAAGGAATTGGCGAAGGTGACAGGGCCTAGTTCTGGACCCGTCTGACCGCGTGTTTAAGACCTTCGACCTTCGACTCTACCAAACCTCGAGCTTCGGCAGCCTGTATGAACTCTTTGAACTGGGCGAATCCCAGCGCGCCGAACTGCACCTTCTTGTCGATCAATCTTGAGTTTACCGTGCGATAGGAATGATACGCAGGGGGTCCACCTTTGTCGAGATCTTTCAGGATCTCCAGGAGGATTGCGAAGGCTTTCTGTTGCGGTCCCTCGCGTCTCAGCGCATCGGTCACCGGATAGACGAGAGCTTCCGCTCCCTTTCCTTCAATGGTTACAAAGCCCGCTTTCACGGCAGCGGAGAC carries:
- a CDS encoding class II aldolase/adducin family protein — encoded protein: MMPVEEPKKTPKTISEAVQQVVMANRILANEGILDALGHVSLRSPENPNSFFQARSISPFEVTADDILEIDLDGNVLTETSLRPYGERIIHGAILKARPDMNAVFHGHPAAVIPFSVTGVPIRPVTHVGSFLYQGVPVYDDYQPDCGMLISTKEEGERLAQHLGNYRAHLLRGHGCDVVGESILHVVASAIYLRDNAAMQFQALQLGADVKYLSPAEAKRAMEIALFNALPLERMWNYWVARVKRNMSDMR
- a CDS encoding TRAP transporter substrate-binding protein, which encodes MMRRVSLFVVIVSFLLTMYSGARAAEPIKLKFANFFPPTHKNAVLFDQYSQEINKRSNGKIEISYYAGGTLLTAPKIAAGVATGIADIGLSHCAYSRGRFPVMEIMELPLGFPNGWVGTFVSNDFYDKFKPKEWEQFHPLLFGTSPANVLQTLNKQVKTLDDLKGLKIRGTGRVGDLVKALGATPMPIEMVDLYESLRRGVLDGNMGPMEQLKGFKIGELEKYVTACWKVGSVFSFYVAMNKRKWDALPPDMKKLFDDVTNEYKPKWALAWNEIDIEGREFLQSNGGQVLNISDAESAKWIKASEPVVVDFKKDLVSKGYTAKEVDSWIAFIKERIDYWKGQEKAQKIPTPYQY
- a CDS encoding TRAP transporter large permease, with protein sequence MNEVTVGIISLALLLAIFSTGIELGFGMALVGFIGFGWLNGWTSAMNLISRDVFDVITNYGYTVFPLFLLMGQIGFNAGIAVRLYNAAHKFVGHVPGGLAMATVIGAAGFKAICGSAAATAATFASVAIPEMDRYKYSKTLSTGIVATVGSLGCIIPPSVTLIIMGILTEQSIGQLFLAGVIPGLLISVGFIGIIYGWAKMNPGIAPKSARATWNERMKSLPEIFWVLVVFCLVVGGIMQGYFTPTEAGAVGTFFVLLLTVLKRDMTFKKYVSSVSESLRTAGMLLMLIAGSAIFGHFIAVTNIPQKTADWVVTLPLNRYIIMIFICLVFEIGGSFIDDLAFMILATPIFYPAALKLGFHPLWFGICICVVAMIGVVIPPVAICVFVVKNITKVPIGQIYKGVTPFLISLIIVWGLLFVFPQLVLWLPSVFFK
- a CDS encoding TRAP transporter small permease, yielding MMDSIYNGLRFLSKILNFIAGVALTGMMLLTVADVSLRAVGHPLIGTYEIVALSLAIVIGFGIPKVSLDKGHVYMEFLMEKLSPRGKDLMNTFTRLLVLMLFIFIGYNLLNVGAEFRASGEVSPTIKLPFYPVAYGVAVCCFLECIVFIVEIVRIWRGQYE